A genomic region of Alicyclobacillus sp. SO9 contains the following coding sequences:
- a CDS encoding MurR/RpiR family transcriptional regulator, whose product MSIGNSSKTLAMLGSIYKSLSKAEQKVADAVASDVQGTVYSSVTDLSEKADVGETTVIRFCRKLGFRGFQEFKLTLAQEAVNSEQHVHGEIEISELDDTRTMCEKITLHNTQALQSTLNLLQESELEKAVTALQNHQKLYIFGVGSSGITAEDAKYRFMRQGFNADCATDGHVIAMNCALATKQDIVLGISTSGSTKDLVDGMRIAKENGAYIICLTNHARSPITSYADAILLTSFKENPLHGGAFSSKLAQIHVLDILTTLTALRMKERSSKSMESTAKSVLDKLY is encoded by the coding sequence ATGAGCATAGGAAATAGTTCGAAGACGCTAGCAATGTTAGGCAGTATATATAAGTCGCTGTCCAAGGCAGAACAGAAGGTAGCCGACGCGGTGGCCAGCGACGTGCAGGGTACCGTGTACTCGTCTGTTACCGATCTTTCCGAGAAAGCTGACGTCGGAGAAACAACGGTCATTCGGTTTTGTCGAAAACTTGGTTTCCGAGGGTTTCAGGAATTTAAGTTGACGCTCGCTCAAGAAGCGGTTAATTCAGAGCAACATGTCCATGGTGAAATTGAGATATCAGAACTGGATGATACCAGGACAATGTGTGAGAAAATTACCCTTCACAATACTCAAGCCTTACAGTCAACTCTCAATTTGTTACAGGAATCGGAGTTGGAAAAGGCAGTAACTGCCTTGCAGAATCACCAGAAACTCTACATTTTCGGTGTGGGGTCGTCCGGTATCACTGCAGAAGATGCCAAATATCGGTTTATGCGGCAAGGTTTTAACGCCGACTGTGCAACCGACGGGCATGTGATAGCTATGAACTGTGCCTTGGCCACGAAGCAAGATATCGTGCTTGGTATCTCAACGTCTGGGAGTACCAAGGACCTTGTCGACGGAATGCGTATCGCTAAAGAAAACGGGGCGTATATTATATGTCTGACCAATCACGCTCGGTCTCCCATCACTTCCTATGCAGATGCAATTCTTTTGACGTCCTTTAAAGAAAATCCATTACATGGAGGCGCATTTTCGTCCAAGTTGGCACAGATTCATGTCTTGGATATACTCACTACGCTTACTGCCCTCCGCATGAAGGAAAGGTCTTCCAAGTCCATGGAATCTACCGCAAAAAGTGTCCTGGACAAATTATATTGA
- a CDS encoding ABC transporter permease: protein MAKYIFKRMMYMVIAFIAVSLVTFALMKAAPGSFLSINTYSGGVTAAATQLNASAQVMQTLIKDYHLNQPWYVQYWGYVWGFVTLHMGTSFEYPNQETISIIARTFPISIGLALVSIAIGVVVSIFSGIVAAVRENTWVDSSTMFIAMIGTALPVYIVAVLLMLVFGVWLHVLPVVGFRGPKYYILPVLALSIPMIGSMSRYMRNSLIESLHSEYITTVYAKGGGLRQVILGHGLRNSLLPFITVVGPQLAALMMGTVFIEEMFAIPGMAHIFTTAASQRDYPLIMDSTLLYSVVIMLMNLIVDLTYGILDPRIRKTGYTG from the coding sequence ATGGCGAAGTATATTTTCAAACGTATGATGTATATGGTGATAGCGTTTATTGCCGTGAGTTTAGTCACATTTGCCTTGATGAAAGCCGCACCTGGGAGTTTCCTTTCTATTAATACGTACTCCGGCGGCGTTACCGCAGCGGCTACGCAACTCAATGCGAGTGCGCAAGTGATGCAGACTCTAATCAAAGACTACCATTTGAATCAGCCGTGGTATGTGCAGTATTGGGGATATGTCTGGGGATTTGTAACACTCCATATGGGGACCTCTTTTGAATATCCCAATCAGGAGACAATTTCAATCATCGCAAGAACCTTCCCCATCTCCATTGGCTTGGCACTCGTCTCCATTGCAATTGGCGTGGTTGTTTCCATCTTTTCAGGGATTGTTGCAGCCGTTCGAGAAAACACGTGGGTGGATTCAAGCACGATGTTTATAGCCATGATAGGGACTGCATTACCCGTTTATATCGTTGCTGTACTGCTGATGCTCGTCTTTGGTGTCTGGCTTCATGTATTACCTGTAGTTGGCTTTCGGGGTCCTAAGTACTACATCTTACCGGTACTAGCATTGTCCATTCCAATGATTGGCTCGATGTCCCGTTACATGCGCAACAGCTTGATAGAATCGCTGCACTCGGAATACATCACAACGGTGTACGCGAAAGGCGGAGGCTTACGGCAGGTCATATTGGGCCACGGTCTGCGAAATTCGCTACTGCCATTCATTACGGTGGTGGGTCCTCAACTTGCAGCGCTGATGATGGGAACCGTCTTTATTGAGGAGATGTTTGCCATTCCAGGAATGGCCCATATCTTTACGACGGCGGCATCTCAACGGGATTATCCACTCATAATGGACTCCACACTTTTGTATTCGGTAGTGATTATGCTCATGAATCTAATCGTAGATTTAACGTACGGTATTCTGGACCCAAGAATCAGGAAGACCGGATATACGGGCTAG
- a CDS encoding metallophosphoesterase encodes MSNGFLSVSIFSDLHIMTWKETEAPVSTVPTVEDALIDADSLSPDLYVMNGDITNGKARDFRLAMRLLEKHCHQPLYYTMGNHEYYGYYEDPEFTCEKAQQQFCSYTKQGTIYSKQIIQNHSFFFLSTEKYSPDLKDAGWLSDTQLKWFEQEFETAKSGPVFVFFHQPINATVAKSDDTCVQSEELRKILETRDNVFFITGHTHSRMDIREQLVRQNGVCYIGGGCPHGEFPQSRWLDIGDDSVSVKLRDHRNHQWLSEFTYNIQYR; translated from the coding sequence TTGTCCAATGGATTTTTGTCCGTGAGTATATTTTCCGATCTACACATCATGACATGGAAAGAAACAGAGGCCCCGGTGTCCACGGTTCCAACCGTAGAAGATGCATTGATAGATGCGGATTCCTTGTCACCCGACCTCTATGTTATGAACGGAGACATCACCAACGGGAAGGCACGTGACTTCAGGTTGGCCATGCGGTTGCTTGAAAAGCATTGCCATCAGCCCTTATATTACACAATGGGAAATCATGAGTACTACGGCTACTATGAAGATCCCGAATTTACCTGCGAGAAGGCACAACAGCAGTTTTGCTCTTATACAAAGCAAGGGACCATCTACAGCAAGCAAATCATTCAAAATCATTCCTTCTTCTTTTTATCGACGGAAAAATACAGCCCCGATTTGAAAGACGCCGGGTGGCTCTCTGATACGCAGTTGAAATGGTTTGAACAGGAATTTGAGACAGCAAAGTCAGGTCCTGTATTTGTATTTTTTCATCAACCTATCAACGCTACAGTCGCTAAATCCGATGACACCTGTGTACAGTCAGAAGAATTAAGAAAAATTCTTGAAACCAGAGATAACGTGTTTTTTATCACTGGGCATACTCACAGTCGAATGGATATTCGCGAACAACTGGTCCGACAAAATGGTGTTTGTTACATCGGTGGCGGGTGTCCGCACGGTGAATTCCCGCAGTCGCGCTGGTTAGACATTGGCGATGACAGTGTCAGCGTAAAACTGCGGGATCACAGAAATCATCAATGGCTGAGCGAATTTACGTACAATATTCAATACAGGTAA
- a CDS encoding alpha-mannosidase, with protein MEKMFIEQKLLRRLTQLYENRVVTKTPVKQWEILKDEKYHPFPPEPFSGEPIGVGETWGELWESHWFKSSVSLLDDFPFDAASRFRPVLSISLGAKEQYEPGPEALLFLNGAPVGGLDANHKEIWFTDDEWQDGQHEILMKGFAGQNVGRRVFKQADVLLVDVLTNELYQALKQAYDIALQLDESSTVRTGLLRLVDDAFLAIDSRYPHSQEFASSVTHALHEFRTSIKNFTGYKELSLPTIHLVGHAHIDVAWLWRIEQTREKAARTFSTVLRLMEEEANFKYIQSQPQLYDYVKSDYPELYKRIGKRVKTGQWEPTGAMWVEADCNIPNGESLVRQILYGKKFFKNEFNVDNHTLWLPDVFGYNWQMPQILRRSGIDSFMTTKISWNQYNRPENDTFWWRGLDGTELLTHFITAPTPDAPNVKFFTYNGVVDAASVFGTWKNYRQKDINQDLLLAFGYGDGGGGPTREMLNAAKNWLDVPGGTSVDFSTVESYFSRLHDKLDENEDVPIWDGELYLEYHRGTYTSQAKNKKLNRQSESLYRDIEFYATLALHLMKTMYPKDLLDEGWKLILLNQFHDIIPGSSIPEVYIDSLEDYERVMSLGTAALHFSVASMFELNSEHPAIIVGNSLSWSVTGYASIPWSHQLENLVAIDEETGEVTALERLQPLDASLPGQSIEGEIAVLRVRDVPPMGWKSLALVPSHTKQLGSPRCQVQELGNQVIVENEVLRMVFNEAGSISEMYDKTNRRQVLPKGEVGNRLVVFEDKPLDYDAWDIDVFYTEKSWIVDNLIRREVKSWADGSVSIVQTWTFLNSQIMQRAMIHPEDSVVSFETEVDWHEHQLMLKVEFPTDLRTNKATCDIQFGNIERPTHSNTSWDAAKFEVCAHKWVDVSERSYGVSLLNNCKYGHDIRGNTLRLTLLKSAIWPDKNADNGVHRFTYAIYPHNGDWYEAQTPRRAYEYNSPLRAFRGGTKPGLRPKYSFCKVESPSVMIEALKQSEEGFATVLRLYEFSGARANCRISFAQALSHVFLCNLLEEEESELTIERNGTEVTLPFKPYQIVTLKVTFAVDGGNV; from the coding sequence ATGGAGAAAATGTTTATTGAACAGAAGCTTCTTAGGAGATTGACTCAACTCTACGAAAACAGGGTCGTTACGAAAACCCCCGTGAAGCAATGGGAAATTCTCAAGGATGAAAAGTATCACCCTTTTCCTCCGGAACCGTTTTCTGGAGAACCTATTGGAGTTGGAGAGACCTGGGGGGAACTTTGGGAATCTCACTGGTTCAAGTCAAGCGTTTCTTTGTTAGATGACTTTCCATTTGACGCGGCATCTCGCTTTCGTCCCGTACTATCCATCAGTCTGGGGGCAAAAGAACAGTATGAACCAGGTCCTGAAGCATTACTGTTTCTAAACGGAGCACCAGTAGGGGGACTAGACGCCAATCATAAGGAAATCTGGTTTACAGATGACGAGTGGCAGGACGGACAACATGAAATTTTGATGAAAGGATTTGCCGGCCAAAATGTAGGGAGGAGGGTATTTAAGCAGGCCGACGTGCTGCTTGTAGATGTATTGACAAATGAACTTTATCAGGCGCTGAAACAGGCCTACGATATTGCCTTGCAACTAGATGAGAGCAGCACGGTGCGCACGGGGTTGCTAAGACTTGTGGATGATGCCTTTCTAGCCATTGACAGCCGCTATCCACACTCCCAGGAATTCGCTTCGTCAGTGACACATGCCCTTCATGAATTTCGTACAAGTATTAAAAACTTTACTGGTTACAAAGAGTTATCACTTCCAACCATTCATTTGGTTGGCCATGCCCACATTGACGTAGCGTGGTTGTGGCGCATAGAGCAAACAAGAGAAAAGGCCGCTCGCACATTTTCCACAGTCCTGCGTTTGATGGAGGAGGAAGCAAACTTCAAATACATTCAGTCACAGCCACAACTGTATGACTATGTGAAGAGTGATTATCCGGAGTTGTACAAGCGCATTGGTAAACGGGTCAAAACGGGTCAATGGGAACCCACCGGAGCGATGTGGGTCGAAGCTGACTGCAATATCCCAAATGGTGAATCCTTGGTTCGTCAAATCTTGTACGGTAAGAAATTTTTTAAAAATGAGTTTAATGTGGATAACCATACATTGTGGCTGCCAGATGTGTTTGGCTATAATTGGCAAATGCCTCAAATTCTAAGACGCAGCGGAATTGACTCATTTATGACGACGAAAATCAGTTGGAACCAGTACAACCGTCCTGAAAACGACACGTTTTGGTGGCGGGGCCTCGATGGAACAGAGCTTTTGACTCATTTTATTACAGCGCCAACTCCAGACGCTCCAAACGTAAAATTCTTCACATACAACGGAGTCGTGGACGCAGCAAGCGTTTTTGGCACGTGGAAAAACTACCGTCAGAAGGATATTAATCAAGACCTGTTGCTTGCATTTGGCTACGGAGACGGGGGCGGGGGTCCGACGCGTGAAATGCTGAATGCTGCCAAGAACTGGCTGGATGTTCCCGGCGGAACCAGTGTCGATTTTTCCACAGTAGAAAGCTACTTTAGCCGGCTACACGACAAGCTTGACGAAAACGAGGATGTTCCAATATGGGATGGAGAATTGTACCTTGAGTACCACCGCGGTACCTACACTTCTCAAGCGAAAAACAAGAAGCTAAATCGACAGTCTGAAAGCCTGTATCGGGATATTGAGTTCTATGCGACCTTGGCTCTTCATTTGATGAAAACAATGTATCCAAAAGACCTGTTAGATGAAGGGTGGAAGCTCATCCTTCTCAATCAATTTCATGACATCATCCCGGGCTCATCTATTCCTGAGGTTTATATAGACAGTCTGGAAGATTACGAGAGAGTAATGAGTCTTGGGACAGCAGCATTGCACTTCTCCGTTGCATCTATGTTTGAGTTGAATTCGGAACATCCCGCCATCATTGTTGGCAATTCTTTGTCGTGGTCTGTGACTGGGTATGCATCGATACCTTGGTCTCACCAGTTAGAAAACCTGGTTGCGATTGATGAAGAGACTGGAGAAGTAACGGCTTTGGAGCGGTTGCAACCACTGGACGCGAGTTTGCCTGGGCAATCCATTGAGGGAGAGATTGCCGTGCTGAGAGTTCGAGATGTACCTCCGATGGGATGGAAATCCCTCGCTTTAGTTCCGTCACATACAAAACAGCTTGGGAGTCCTCGCTGCCAGGTTCAAGAGTTGGGAAATCAAGTGATTGTCGAGAACGAAGTGTTGAGAATGGTGTTTAATGAGGCCGGGTCTATATCTGAGATGTACGACAAAACAAACCGACGCCAAGTACTGCCTAAGGGTGAAGTGGGCAATAGACTCGTGGTTTTTGAGGATAAACCTCTGGACTACGACGCATGGGATATTGATGTCTTCTACACTGAAAAATCATGGATTGTAGACAACTTAATAAGGCGCGAAGTAAAGTCATGGGCCGATGGCAGTGTCAGCATTGTGCAGACATGGACATTTTTAAACTCTCAAATCATGCAAAGAGCCATGATTCATCCAGAAGACAGCGTAGTCAGCTTTGAAACTGAGGTAGATTGGCACGAGCATCAACTTATGCTAAAAGTCGAGTTTCCGACTGATCTGCGAACAAACAAAGCGACGTGTGACATTCAGTTCGGGAATATTGAGCGACCAACCCATTCCAACACATCTTGGGATGCAGCCAAGTTTGAAGTCTGTGCCCACAAATGGGTAGATGTTTCAGAACGCAGTTACGGTGTTTCATTGCTGAATAATTGTAAGTACGGGCACGATATTCGTGGAAATACTTTACGATTGACACTGCTGAAATCAGCAATATGGCCCGATAAGAATGCGGACAATGGAGTTCACAGGTTCACTTACGCAATCTACCCGCATAACGGTGATTGGTATGAGGCACAGACCCCGAGACGAGCCTATGAATACAATTCTCCGTTGCGCGCATTTCGCGGTGGAACAAAACCTGGATTGAGACCGAAGTACTCGTTTTGTAAAGTCGAAAGCCCAAGTGTAATGATTGAAGCATTGAAGCAGAGCGAAGAGGGTTTCGCAACGGTTCTGCGGCTGTATGAGTTCTCCGGGGCGCGTGCAAACTGCAGGATTTCATTTGCACAGGCTCTGAGTCATGTCTTTCTCTGCAATTTATTGGAGGAGGAGGAGTCCGAGCTTACCATCGAGCGCAACGGAACCGAAGTGACTCTCCCGTTTAAGCCCTATCAGATTGTTACACTCAAAGTGACGTTTGCGGTGGACGGGGGAAACGTATAA
- a CDS encoding peptide ABC transporter substrate-binding protein has protein sequence MERKRKHSVGITMLAAMGITALVAGCGGATNATNNTSSNATASNNTASKSGVLSMYMIDDGHGFDPSLFSWEMYQDGMGIFEGLVHMGPNGSPVAGMAQSWNTSKNGLTWTFQLRNGIKFSNGDPITAQDFVYGFRRAVSPADSQSTKAGPAPITNIPLLNASAVRAGTKSDSALGIKAVNASTVEITLSRPDPGLLKAMSLPTSAWMVPLDKKVVSKMKPADWTNPSKIVSNGPYMLKSYTAKTQAILVPNPHYYKKVKLKEIKLWYSQKTNQLLAFKNGSLDLAVLKAQDVSAVNKDSKLKSELHMTPTSAQYSFQVLPSKNKALLNVKVRKAFQMAIDRKAISKGVLKGTGTPAYGYWNPTWLDPWIKDNAITYNPSEAKKLMAQAGYPGGKGFPTVMLYTGNPSDQVAQAIQQEWQNTLGVKVVYKGEEWGQFLTDIKKQLPANEVGFGQTSTNAFYPSLELPTTKVDWLYNNGIVAGFIPPSQFQNYYNIQNNKSIAPNKQMAQEAALQEKYLPSDIKQWMNEGLTAYKTNSQSMMKKFFIDAQKRAYTITVYTPLQPILVRSNVSGYHPNRMLLIDPPVWFGYLSKS, from the coding sequence ATGGAAAGGAAGCGGAAACATTCTGTTGGAATAACAATGTTAGCTGCAATGGGTATTACCGCTCTTGTTGCCGGTTGCGGCGGCGCCACAAATGCTACCAACAATACGAGTAGCAACGCCACTGCAAGCAATAATACGGCAAGTAAAAGCGGCGTCTTGTCAATGTACATGATTGATGATGGTCACGGCTTCGACCCAAGTCTATTTTCGTGGGAAATGTACCAAGATGGAATGGGAATTTTTGAGGGTCTGGTTCACATGGGTCCTAATGGCAGTCCTGTCGCTGGTATGGCGCAGTCTTGGAATACAAGTAAGAACGGACTGACATGGACATTTCAACTGCGTAACGGAATCAAGTTCAGTAATGGAGATCCCATTACAGCGCAGGACTTCGTCTACGGGTTCAGGCGGGCTGTGAGTCCGGCTGATTCTCAGAGTACAAAAGCCGGTCCAGCTCCAATCACCAACATTCCGCTGCTCAATGCTAGTGCAGTCCGCGCAGGAACGAAGAGTGATTCCGCCCTGGGGATTAAAGCCGTCAATGCGAGTACTGTCGAAATTACTTTGAGTCGTCCAGACCCGGGTCTGCTTAAGGCTATGAGCCTTCCCACCTCAGCCTGGATGGTACCGTTAGACAAAAAAGTCGTCAGTAAAATGAAGCCTGCGGATTGGACGAACCCTTCCAAGATTGTCTCTAATGGGCCCTATATGTTGAAGTCGTATACAGCCAAGACCCAGGCCATATTAGTTCCTAATCCACATTACTATAAGAAAGTTAAATTGAAAGAGATTAAACTCTGGTATTCTCAGAAGACCAATCAACTGCTTGCCTTTAAGAATGGTTCCCTCGATCTCGCTGTATTGAAGGCTCAAGACGTGTCTGCTGTGAATAAGGATTCGAAACTCAAAAGTGAATTGCATATGACACCAACGTCTGCACAATACTCATTCCAGGTTCTCCCGTCCAAAAACAAGGCTCTGTTGAACGTAAAAGTTCGTAAAGCCTTCCAAATGGCGATTGATAGAAAGGCGATTAGTAAAGGTGTACTGAAAGGAACGGGCACTCCTGCATATGGGTACTGGAATCCGACATGGCTCGATCCCTGGATTAAGGATAATGCTATCACCTACAATCCAAGTGAGGCCAAGAAGTTGATGGCTCAGGCAGGATATCCGGGAGGTAAAGGATTTCCTACTGTAATGTTGTATACAGGTAATCCATCTGACCAAGTTGCTCAGGCAATTCAACAAGAATGGCAAAATACCTTAGGTGTAAAGGTAGTCTATAAAGGAGAGGAATGGGGCCAATTCTTGACAGACATTAAAAAGCAACTGCCAGCTAACGAAGTTGGTTTTGGTCAAACCTCGACAAATGCATTCTATCCAAGCTTGGAACTGCCTACTACAAAAGTAGACTGGCTCTACAATAATGGTATTGTGGCAGGCTTCATTCCGCCCAGCCAGTTCCAAAACTACTACAATATCCAAAATAACAAGAGCATAGCTCCGAACAAGCAAATGGCTCAGGAGGCTGCGCTGCAAGAGAAATACTTACCGTCCGACATCAAGCAATGGATGAATGAGGGATTGACGGCGTATAAAACCAACAGTCAATCCATGATGAAAAAATTCTTCATCGATGCTCAAAAACGCGCCTATACCATCACCGTTTATACTCCGTTACAACCTATTTTGGTTCGGTCTAACGTGTCTGGGTATCACCCCAATCGTATGCTCCTGATTGACCCGCCTGTCTGGTTTGGCTATCTGTCGAAATCCTGA
- a CDS encoding DUF4855 domain-containing protein, translating to MKLKWTLGASTMLLAGSLIVPSGTIFAATTSGNSTSHHLIQAGSHANMGRTQNVGSDLALGKSYTVTTQWPDNTFHSIESKWPNNGQLTDGQMAPLSFSSSGWEAFLRQYGRAITINLGKTENIRSLSLNMLQNLSAGIDFPNSVSYQVSNDGKHWTSVGMSKSTWKGDTTPGTQAYRVYTNVNARYVRAIFTAKVFAFADEFVVDGFKTPNWHTWTPQFGHAQPWSTKSVGYLPSGSWKSAGIRNLMLAYTDGHGSLGTWTAQNFEPMIAHETSSGKATNWMYDGVLFGPYGSPASASTINGWVQNLFSKDIQLSALNQAVATAKKKLNDPGYKEKVVINVPGLTSSPSSFGAISPSGRSLDLNPADVGQYQAYLNKLKVIHWYIHQIEQNWKSHHYSNLELAGFYWQPESLAANLPYNADLVRATSFMVHLNGGKFFWIPYYGAVGVTRARSLGFDSVMIQPNVSFNWNINAYDRFASVAGMAKQYGDGIEIEAHWDVTSATTSLAQTAQKKYYDYFSAGNVFGFQNNVLKSYYLGSKTLLTAYQSTNPFYHSLYDNTNRFIEGLWTGTQIQ from the coding sequence ATGAAGTTGAAGTGGACGTTAGGGGCATCGACGATGCTCCTAGCCGGGAGCCTCATCGTTCCCTCAGGTACGATTTTTGCAGCTACCACATCAGGCAATTCGACGAGCCATCACCTTATTCAGGCTGGTAGTCATGCGAACATGGGGCGAACACAGAATGTCGGAAGCGACTTGGCACTAGGCAAAAGCTATACCGTCACAACGCAGTGGCCAGACAACACCTTTCACAGCATTGAATCCAAATGGCCGAATAACGGACAGCTCACGGACGGCCAGATGGCACCGCTCAGTTTTTCAAGCTCCGGTTGGGAGGCTTTCCTCCGTCAATACGGACGTGCCATCACTATTAACCTCGGCAAAACAGAAAACATACGTTCTCTGTCTCTGAACATGCTGCAAAACCTGAGCGCGGGGATTGATTTTCCAAACAGCGTATCCTACCAGGTCTCAAATGACGGCAAACACTGGACTTCAGTCGGTATGTCAAAATCGACATGGAAGGGAGATACCACACCGGGAACGCAGGCTTATCGCGTCTATACCAATGTGAATGCAAGGTATGTTAGAGCCATTTTTACTGCAAAGGTTTTTGCGTTTGCGGATGAATTTGTAGTAGATGGTTTCAAAACTCCAAATTGGCACACATGGACACCACAGTTTGGACACGCGCAGCCCTGGAGTACCAAATCTGTCGGCTACCTTCCGTCCGGTTCGTGGAAGAGCGCCGGAATTCGCAATCTGATGCTTGCATACACTGATGGCCACGGATCATTGGGGACTTGGACCGCACAGAACTTCGAACCTATGATTGCCCACGAGACAAGCTCTGGAAAGGCAACAAATTGGATGTATGACGGCGTACTCTTTGGTCCATACGGCTCTCCTGCGAGTGCATCTACTATCAACGGCTGGGTTCAGAACCTGTTTTCAAAGGACATTCAGCTTTCAGCATTGAATCAAGCCGTCGCAACGGCGAAGAAGAAGTTGAATGACCCGGGCTATAAAGAAAAAGTTGTCATTAATGTCCCTGGACTTACATCCAGCCCAAGCTCCTTTGGTGCTATCAGCCCATCGGGAAGGTCTCTCGATTTAAACCCTGCTGACGTCGGCCAGTATCAAGCCTACTTAAATAAGTTGAAAGTCATCCACTGGTACATTCACCAAATCGAGCAGAATTGGAAATCTCATCATTATTCAAACTTGGAATTAGCAGGTTTCTATTGGCAGCCCGAATCCTTGGCGGCAAATTTACCGTATAACGCAGACTTAGTTCGAGCTACGTCCTTTATGGTCCATCTAAACGGCGGGAAATTCTTCTGGATTCCCTATTACGGAGCTGTCGGAGTAACACGTGCCAGAAGTCTGGGTTTTGACTCCGTTATGATTCAACCGAATGTATCCTTCAACTGGAATATCAATGCCTACGACCGTTTTGCCTCCGTGGCGGGAATGGCGAAACAATATGGTGACGGCATCGAAATTGAAGCTCACTGGGACGTGACCTCCGCGACCACGAGCCTTGCGCAAACAGCACAAAAGAAGTACTATGACTACTTTTCCGCGGGTAACGTCTTTGGGTTTCAAAACAACGTTTTAAAGAGCTACTATCTCGGTTCCAAGACTTTGCTTACAGCCTATCAGAGTACGAATCCCTTTTATCACTCCCTGTACGATAATACCAATAGGTTTATTGAGGGTTTGTGGACGGGCACTCAAATTCAGTAA
- a CDS encoding ADP-ribosylglycohydrolase family protein, translating to MGNGFSTAMDTLQVIKGRRFDGPRRLDLPLTKDELEVRLLSAWCGRVVGCMLESADTTVMATGVSEISKLISALPNEHLDDTILSLITLEKYGPDVTTRNIADMWLHFLDERLRSGAEHTAYRNLVSGAQPSQSAVAENPFREWNGAHKRADIFGYVCPGNPELAAEMAHRDAIISHSGNGIYSSMFVAALISAAFSLHDIESAIRVAYSEIPSDCGLAEMVHTILKWRVLDYKWSDMLLLFREKWGGLHARHSIHSLGRVVLALLQGDGDLIQSIRLLVDSGVAIDAGLATVGSVCGAMEGSTQWLKRWIGVVNRDVPTGLRGQDKLSLPDLAERTRDVCLSIQASYAD from the coding sequence ATGGGAAATGGATTTTCGACAGCCATGGATACTCTGCAGGTTATTAAGGGACGGCGCTTTGATGGGCCGCGTCGTCTTGATTTGCCATTGACAAAGGACGAGTTGGAAGTTCGACTCCTTTCAGCGTGGTGCGGTCGGGTCGTCGGTTGTATGCTTGAGTCTGCCGACACAACTGTCATGGCAACAGGTGTTAGCGAAATCAGCAAGCTCATTTCTGCTTTGCCAAACGAGCATTTAGACGATACGATTCTCAGTCTGATAACTCTCGAGAAATATGGACCTGACGTAACGACCCGAAACATTGCAGACATGTGGTTACATTTTCTTGATGAGCGCCTGAGGTCTGGCGCGGAACACACTGCATATCGAAACCTAGTGAGCGGGGCGCAGCCTTCTCAATCTGCGGTTGCGGAAAATCCGTTTCGAGAATGGAACGGGGCACACAAGCGAGCGGACATTTTCGGCTACGTGTGCCCGGGTAACCCAGAGCTTGCGGCGGAGATGGCGCACCGTGACGCAATCATTTCTCATTCTGGCAACGGCATATATAGTTCAATGTTTGTTGCGGCCTTAATCTCTGCAGCCTTCTCTCTCCATGATATCGAGTCAGCTATTCGCGTTGCCTACAGTGAAATTCCATCAGATTGTGGGTTGGCAGAAATGGTTCACACGATATTGAAATGGCGCGTGCTCGATTACAAATGGAGTGATATGTTACTCCTCTTTCGCGAAAAATGGGGCGGTCTGCATGCGCGCCATTCCATTCACAGTCTGGGTCGGGTGGTGTTGGCCTTACTTCAGGGGGACGGTGACCTCATTCAATCTATTCGCCTACTCGTTGACAGCGGCGTTGCAATTGATGCCGGCCTTGCAACTGTCGGTTCCGTATGCGGTGCCATGGAGGGTTCTACGCAGTGGCTGAAGAGATGGATTGGCGTGGTGAATCGCGATGTACCCACAGGACTACGCGGACAAGATAAGCTGTCTCTCCCAGATTTGGCAGAACGGACCCGTGATGTCTGCTTGTCAATCCAGGCCTCTTACGCGGATTAG